From Mus musculus strain C57BL/6J chromosome 8, GRCm38.p6 C57BL/6J, a single genomic window includes:
- the Defb7 gene encoding beta-defensin 7 precursor, which yields MRIHYVLFAFLLVLLSPFAAFSQDINSKRACYREGGECLQRCIGLFHKIGTCNFRFKCCKFQIPEKKTKIL from the exons ATGAGGATCCATTATGTTCTGTTCGCATTTCTCCTGGTGTTGCTGTCTCCATTTGCAG CTTTTAGCCAAGACATCAACAGTAAACGAGCTTGCTATCGGGAAGGAGGCGAATGCCTGCAACGGTGCATTGGCCTTTTTCATAAGATTGGAACTTGTAATTTTCGTTTCAAATGCTGCAAGTTTCAAATCccagagaagaagacaaagatcctgtga